A genome region from Nitrospira sp. includes the following:
- a CDS encoding glycosyltransferase family 9 protein, translating into MLHDPTADRRALLVQIARLGDLVQSLPALQALQAGHPETSFDVLCAAPLAAVLSGARNIGRVIPWDGAQWRSWADQWADNPRDILRAAQTYLASLGERAYDQVYPLNQHSRSHLLTHLFATDRTRTEHEGHSAVYMRPWAEYLRQIAQERGDNRVHLADAWCGMSGVKPQGQAPRCSPPAIALPGDLAPIGERPGLWIGLVTGAGEADRCIAPSTWGQWIRALLSYADEAQVVLIGSGHERETGQAILQSLPTLLQGRVWDATGRTSVGQLMLLLHRCRWVIGADTGPLHLGTLMGCQALGFYFSRARVHETGPYGEGHWVYQHTTQTQPDSWPIQESVALMCEGRRQAVPGWTLWRNRMDHWGTMFEDAFGQKTDGDSRAAVWRRLTPSLCESVAA; encoded by the coding sequence ATGCTGCATGACCCGACAGCAGACCGCCGCGCATTACTTGTCCAAATCGCCAGATTAGGTGATCTGGTGCAGTCGCTTCCCGCGCTCCAGGCGCTCCAGGCAGGACATCCGGAGACGTCTTTTGATGTGCTCTGCGCAGCCCCCTTGGCGGCGGTCCTTAGCGGAGCGCGGAACATCGGTCGTGTCATCCCCTGGGATGGTGCACAATGGCGCTCCTGGGCCGACCAATGGGCGGACAATCCTCGAGACATCTTACGTGCCGCACAGACGTATCTCGCGTCGCTTGGCGAGCGTGCATACGATCAGGTGTATCCCTTGAATCAACACAGCCGGAGCCATCTGCTCACGCATCTCTTTGCCACGGACCGTACACGAACTGAGCATGAGGGACACTCCGCTGTCTACATGCGTCCCTGGGCCGAGTATCTCCGACAGATCGCTCAGGAGCGTGGTGATAATCGAGTCCATCTGGCCGATGCCTGGTGCGGCATGAGTGGGGTCAAACCACAAGGCCAGGCGCCGCGATGTTCCCCTCCAGCAATCGCTCTCCCCGGAGACCTTGCTCCGATCGGTGAGCGGCCGGGGCTGTGGATCGGGCTCGTCACAGGGGCAGGGGAAGCGGATCGTTGTATTGCGCCCTCCACATGGGGGCAGTGGATTCGCGCCTTGTTGTCATACGCGGACGAAGCCCAGGTGGTGTTGATCGGAAGCGGCCATGAGCGCGAAACCGGCCAGGCCATTCTCCAATCACTTCCAACGTTACTCCAAGGCCGCGTCTGGGATGCCACGGGCCGCACCAGCGTGGGGCAATTGATGCTGCTCTTGCACCGATGTCGATGGGTCATCGGGGCCGACACGGGGCCACTTCATTTGGGCACGTTGATGGGATGCCAGGCTCTAGGGTTCTATTTTTCTCGCGCCCGGGTGCATGAGACCGGACCCTATGGAGAAGGGCACTGGGTATATCAACACACCACGCAGACTCAACCCGACAGCTGGCCGATTCAGGAAAGTGTCGCATTGATGTGCGAGGGCCGGCGCCAAGCCGTGCCTGGATGGACCCTCTGGAGGAATCGTATGGATCATTGGGGGACGATGTTTGAGGACGCCTTCGGACAGAAGACAGACGGGGACTCACGCGCGGCAGTGTGGCGCCGCCTCACTCCTTCACTGTGCGAATCGGTGGCCGCATGA
- a CDS encoding glycosyltransferase, protein MSQGANEANRVTPLDVEYYQFCREQHRPYFGRVMWASQGLPLRHVVMQELVRLEASRQGAGPFHILEVGSWAGGSAITWAEALTQHHGANGRVVCVDPWKPYFDVTKRPDAAVYREMSEALANDTIYELFLHNITTAGHAGLVLPLRGSATAILPALPRNYFDLVFVDGDHSYAAVLADIQAAGGLIKDGGVLCGDDLERQSFEIDQTYARTQIESDYIRDPRSGYEYHPGVTLAVGELFGDVSQVAGCWAVRKRGTCWERFDMSTVRCSEDRIPAHLIRRDLTVDPEFQRWREQRSRPASVAVPRGSEPGEQARTASALSRASVAAPRQRALLIQLDFQTWATARPWTYSAAFGVQEGLRANGVECVTVPAIAENACSTPASWVYHAKKALAGQHFDQVWLWLIHTPLDQATLEWVAQLAPVRVGVLMESLRYDAEDYAWAPQLKLRPSQLEAQLPYLTHVLAPDEQDADELQARGFANVLWWPPMVPERFIVSSIGSPTRPQAVFHGTPYGRRQHWISEPSLSGRLHCAKGAQPPTKNQQLFDQLQQVAAQYLAEGHVVTDEAIREYAQSLQQIRLAEFMEWMGQLAQWPAIVNLPSLAKFYGGRVIEAMAAGRPVISWDIPGQPKNKGLFEPETEILLFPQDDPSALAEQIDRILHDRACAQTLAQRAQSKIKRYHTAERRLQGTLEWIRTGQAPDYGLSGQAHASSATQTRVSMPASPSLPTATRLPTAAPISHPSHKVPMDQNAFYVDLFVNKPAWSTPEPNADEAARWSKIASFLEHVVRQTRRETPGRTLRILDVGCGRGWLTNLAAVYGTCEGIEPVAGVVEHARRMFPHIRFEAGTPETVLARQDFKPFDVVLCSEVIEHVPYPQKPGFVVQLAQLLTSDGYLILTTPRGDVWEEWRRIAPPNQPVEDWVTEQQLGQLLADGGFHHLGLERIPIEVPSLRYLPAATTHDYRTKTLMPIYQVWACRRTAATGTRPMPFTRRPMVSVIVPTYNRPDRLRMALHSLNSQQYQDFEVIVVNDGTTPVESVVAEMNRAGRMTLVNHDHNRGLAAARNTGLRHATGTYVTYLDDDDRFLPDHLGTLVMFLECGTHQVVYTDAWRISEQETGAEVSEVSRDRPYSYDFDAKRLLVQNYIPVLCLMHRRSCLDEVGMFDESLFVHEDWDLWIRLATVYPFAHIAQTTAEFTWRTDGSSMTSHDHDAFCRTTDIIYRKYFPYAAAQPKLLEAQRHHLAELRGRTKKPSYACSIIIPVWNKAELTEQCLMALAKVTEGVEYEVLIVDNGSNDRTAEFLGQLGGDVRVIRNAENLGFAKACNQGARAARGEFLVFLNNDTIPLKGWLSALVEEVRRHPDVAVVGSKLLFEDGSIQHAGVAFSRECLMPYHMYRGGRAEAACVNRRRELQCVTAACMLVRRRVFEQVDGFDEGYRNGFEDVDLCLKIREKEWKIVYQPNSVLYHLESKTPGRKTHDLDNGRRLRERWAACWWLADEDLLHFEDGYALHTYVNDGMLSYQLHAIADPTTKAQRAILADLQRVAHSRDLNAVSAFLARVDEWPADPWILRWGVLVCFSTGQPKLAMPFWRRILTLEEDAPARVGLARQALETGALDEADLHLTALLKDDPSHGEGWLLRGIVAMQHTNYAEAERAFEQAKVSGGDSRKATLGIVMAAMGDNRAETAWSHAVALCANEPDDEECMYWMLKCGTVLERWDVVSSRLATFLARNPGNVAMRFALAGVLLRSGRRGDAQREYERLLVLAPTFEGMEELAKQLAEPESSVVPDHAA, encoded by the coding sequence ATGTCGCAAGGCGCGAATGAGGCAAACCGAGTCACTCCGCTTGACGTTGAGTATTACCAATTCTGTCGCGAGCAGCACCGCCCCTATTTCGGCCGGGTGATGTGGGCGTCCCAAGGACTTCCGCTTCGTCACGTAGTGATGCAGGAATTGGTACGGCTCGAAGCCTCTCGGCAGGGTGCGGGTCCGTTTCATATTCTTGAGGTAGGATCTTGGGCCGGTGGATCAGCCATTACGTGGGCCGAGGCATTGACCCAACATCATGGAGCCAACGGCCGTGTCGTCTGCGTCGATCCCTGGAAGCCGTATTTCGATGTGACAAAGCGGCCGGACGCAGCCGTATACCGCGAGATGTCCGAAGCGTTGGCCAACGATACGATTTATGAGTTGTTTCTGCATAACATCACCACTGCCGGCCATGCGGGACTGGTTTTGCCTCTGAGAGGGTCTGCTACGGCCATATTGCCGGCCCTTCCACGGAACTATTTCGATCTCGTCTTTGTCGACGGCGACCACTCCTATGCGGCAGTGCTGGCTGATATTCAGGCAGCCGGAGGCCTGATTAAGGATGGGGGCGTCTTATGCGGTGACGATCTGGAACGTCAATCATTCGAAATCGACCAGACCTATGCCCGCACTCAGATCGAGTCGGACTACATTCGTGATCCGCGGTCAGGGTACGAATATCATCCCGGCGTCACGTTAGCCGTGGGCGAACTCTTCGGTGACGTGTCCCAAGTGGCAGGGTGCTGGGCGGTGAGAAAACGCGGCACTTGCTGGGAACGTTTTGACATGTCGACGGTGCGTTGTTCCGAGGATCGTATTCCTGCTCATCTCATTCGCCGGGACCTGACAGTGGATCCTGAGTTTCAACGCTGGCGGGAACAACGAAGCCGACCGGCGAGTGTGGCTGTGCCCAGGGGATCGGAACCAGGCGAACAGGCCCGGACTGCGTCGGCTCTTTCCAGAGCCTCTGTCGCCGCTCCTCGACAACGAGCCCTGTTGATTCAATTGGATTTTCAGACCTGGGCCACTGCGCGCCCCTGGACCTATAGCGCAGCCTTCGGTGTGCAGGAAGGGTTGCGGGCGAATGGCGTCGAGTGTGTCACCGTGCCGGCGATCGCCGAGAACGCCTGCTCGACGCCTGCATCATGGGTCTACCATGCCAAGAAAGCTCTTGCTGGTCAGCACTTCGATCAAGTGTGGCTGTGGTTGATTCATACGCCTCTTGATCAAGCGACGCTGGAATGGGTCGCTCAATTGGCGCCGGTGCGAGTCGGCGTTCTCATGGAGTCGCTTCGCTACGATGCGGAGGACTACGCCTGGGCTCCGCAATTGAAGCTGCGTCCATCGCAATTGGAGGCGCAACTTCCCTATTTGACCCATGTGCTGGCGCCGGACGAGCAGGATGCCGATGAGCTCCAGGCGCGGGGATTCGCCAACGTGCTCTGGTGGCCACCGATGGTTCCTGAACGCTTCATTGTTTCCTCCATCGGTAGTCCGACCCGGCCACAGGCCGTGTTCCATGGAACGCCCTATGGACGACGGCAGCATTGGATCAGTGAGCCGTCACTGAGCGGCCGCCTGCATTGCGCAAAAGGGGCTCAGCCTCCTACCAAAAACCAGCAATTGTTCGATCAGTTGCAGCAAGTTGCAGCCCAATATCTGGCAGAAGGCCATGTGGTCACCGACGAGGCCATTCGAGAGTATGCCCAGTCGCTGCAACAGATCCGCCTCGCCGAATTCATGGAATGGATGGGGCAACTGGCTCAATGGCCTGCCATCGTGAACTTGCCGAGTCTCGCCAAATTTTATGGCGGACGGGTCATTGAAGCCATGGCGGCCGGCCGGCCGGTGATCTCCTGGGACATTCCCGGGCAACCCAAGAACAAGGGACTCTTCGAACCGGAGACAGAGATACTGCTCTTCCCCCAGGATGATCCTTCAGCCCTGGCCGAGCAGATCGACCGGATTTTGCATGATCGCGCATGTGCCCAGACCCTGGCTCAGCGCGCACAGAGCAAGATCAAGCGGTATCACACAGCCGAACGACGCCTGCAAGGGACGTTGGAGTGGATTCGCACCGGACAGGCCCCTGACTATGGCTTGTCGGGACAGGCACACGCCTCATCTGCAACCCAGACCAGGGTTTCGATGCCGGCATCCCCATCCTTGCCGACCGCCACACGGTTACCGACGGCTGCACCGATTTCCCACCCATCACATAAGGTGCCTATGGATCAGAATGCCTTTTATGTAGACCTGTTCGTCAACAAGCCGGCTTGGTCGACACCCGAACCGAACGCCGATGAAGCGGCGCGTTGGTCGAAGATCGCGTCGTTCCTTGAACATGTCGTGCGACAGACGCGGCGCGAGACTCCTGGTCGCACGCTACGGATTCTCGATGTGGGTTGTGGCCGGGGGTGGCTGACGAATCTGGCGGCAGTCTATGGAACCTGTGAGGGCATCGAGCCGGTAGCCGGCGTGGTTGAGCATGCGCGTCGGATGTTTCCTCACATTCGCTTCGAGGCGGGCACACCCGAAACGGTGTTGGCCAGGCAGGACTTCAAACCGTTCGATGTCGTGCTCTGTTCCGAAGTGATCGAACATGTTCCCTATCCACAGAAACCAGGGTTCGTCGTTCAACTAGCCCAGCTCCTCACGAGTGACGGTTATCTCATTCTGACAACTCCCCGCGGGGATGTGTGGGAAGAATGGAGACGCATCGCTCCGCCGAATCAGCCGGTGGAGGATTGGGTCACGGAGCAGCAGTTGGGGCAACTTTTGGCAGACGGCGGCTTTCACCATTTGGGGTTGGAACGCATTCCGATCGAAGTGCCTTCTCTCCGGTATCTCCCGGCGGCCACGACCCATGATTATCGGACCAAGACACTCATGCCGATCTATCAGGTCTGGGCCTGCCGTCGTACGGCGGCCACAGGGACGCGACCGATGCCGTTCACACGAAGACCGATGGTATCGGTGATTGTGCCGACCTACAACCGACCGGATCGGTTGCGCATGGCCTTGCACAGTCTCAACTCCCAGCAGTACCAGGATTTCGAAGTGATTGTGGTCAATGACGGCACGACTCCGGTCGAATCCGTGGTCGCTGAGATGAACCGTGCCGGACGGATGACGCTCGTCAATCATGATCACAACCGAGGGCTGGCAGCCGCGCGGAACACGGGTCTTCGCCATGCAACCGGGACTTACGTAACCTACCTCGATGACGACGACCGCTTCCTGCCCGATCACCTGGGCACCCTCGTGATGTTTCTCGAATGCGGAACCCATCAGGTGGTCTACACCGATGCCTGGCGTATCTCCGAGCAAGAAACGGGGGCCGAGGTCAGCGAAGTGAGCCGTGACCGGCCTTACTCCTATGACTTCGATGCCAAGCGTCTGCTGGTGCAAAACTATATTCCGGTGCTCTGCCTGATGCATCGCCGATCCTGCCTCGATGAGGTGGGTATGTTCGACGAAAGTCTTTTCGTCCATGAAGACTGGGATCTCTGGATCAGGCTCGCCACGGTGTATCCGTTTGCGCATATCGCACAGACGACCGCAGAGTTTACCTGGAGAACCGACGGCTCATCGATGACGAGTCACGATCACGATGCGTTCTGCCGCACTACGGACATTATTTATCGCAAATACTTTCCATACGCAGCTGCCCAGCCGAAATTGCTGGAAGCACAACGACATCATCTTGCAGAGCTGAGGGGGCGAACGAAGAAACCATCGTATGCCTGTTCGATCATTATTCCTGTCTGGAACAAGGCCGAGCTTACGGAGCAATGCCTCATGGCTCTCGCCAAGGTCACCGAGGGCGTGGAATATGAAGTGCTCATCGTGGACAACGGCTCGAACGATCGTACCGCTGAGTTTCTAGGCCAGTTAGGCGGCGATGTCCGGGTGATCCGGAATGCCGAAAATTTGGGCTTTGCCAAGGCCTGTAATCAGGGCGCGCGGGCGGCGCGCGGCGAATTCCTGGTGTTTCTGAATAATGACACAATTCCTTTGAAAGGCTGGTTGTCGGCCTTGGTTGAAGAGGTTCGTCGTCATCCGGATGTGGCGGTGGTAGGCAGTAAACTGCTGTTCGAAGACGGCTCGATCCAACATGCAGGTGTGGCATTCTCACGCGAATGTTTGATGCCCTACCATATGTATCGTGGCGGTCGCGCCGAGGCAGCCTGTGTGAACAGGCGGCGTGAATTGCAGTGCGTCACCGCCGCCTGCATGCTCGTGCGCCGTCGCGTTTTTGAGCAGGTGGATGGATTCGACGAAGGCTATCGAAACGGGTTTGAGGATGTCGATCTCTGTCTGAAGATCCGGGAAAAAGAGTGGAAGATCGTCTATCAACCCAACAGTGTGCTCTATCATCTGGAAAGCAAGACGCCGGGCAGAAAAACACATGACCTCGACAACGGGCGGCGCCTCCGGGAGCGCTGGGCTGCCTGTTGGTGGCTGGCGGATGAGGATCTTCTACATTTTGAAGACGGATATGCCCTGCACACGTATGTCAATGACGGTATGTTGAGCTACCAGCTTCACGCGATTGCCGACCCGACGACCAAAGCACAACGAGCGATCCTGGCCGACCTCCAACGGGTGGCCCATAGTCGCGACCTCAATGCCGTCTCCGCCTTCCTCGCGCGCGTGGATGAGTGGCCCGCCGATCCCTGGATTTTGCGTTGGGGGGTGCTGGTCTGTTTCTCGACAGGCCAACCCAAACTGGCGATGCCATTCTGGCGGCGTATCCTCACCCTTGAGGAGGATGCCCCCGCTCGCGTCGGGTTGGCAAGACAGGCACTGGAAACAGGCGCATTGGATGAGGCAGACCTCCACCTGACGGCCTTGTTGAAAGATGACCCTTCACACGGCGAAGGCTGGCTGTTGCGTGGAATCGTGGCCATGCAACACACCAATTATGCGGAAGCCGAGCGTGCCTTCGAACAAGCCAAGGTCTCCGGTGGTGATTCACGCAAAGCCACCTTGGGCATCGTGATGGCTGCGATGGGTGACAACCGGGCCGAGACAGCCTGGTCGCACGCGGTGGCGCTCTGCGCCAACGAACCGGATGACGAAGAATGCATGTATTGGATGCTCAAGTGCGGAACGGTGCTTGAACGGTGGGATGTGGTCAGTTCTCGCCTGGCCACGTTTCTCGCTCGCAATCCTGGTAACGTCGCCATGCGTTTTGCGTTGGCGGGAGTCTTGTTGCGATCCGGACGGCGAGGAGACGCGCAGCGCGAATATGAACGCCTGCTTGTTTTGGCACCGACATTCGAAGGAATGGAGGAACTTGCGAAGCAACTAGCTGAACCCGAGTCCAGCGTGGTTCCCGATCATGCTGCATGA
- a CDS encoding radical SAM protein: MSKPLDVLLVTPPSRVAVYQSLSRDFAAIEPPVWSGLIATFLRQQGCSVAILDAEAQGLTHQQTAEHIAAVAPRLAVFVIYGQQPSASTQCMPAGRQVCELLNALSDVPTLVMGTHPSALPKRTLLEEPYRYVCQGEGPATILGLLIALRAPQHSLREVPGLWHMENGVPVGNDRAPLLTNLDRQLPGQAWDLLDMTRYRAHNWHCFGHLEARAPYASLQTSLGCPFTCSFCCINAPFSTAMLRTWSPDNVIAQIDRLVRDYGVSNIKIPDEMFVLNRRHVIGICDRIIERGYRLNIWAYARVDSVQDEVLAKLARAGFTWLGLGIESGSQHVRDGVEKGRFGERDIVATVDKIRSYGIHVAANYIFGLPDDTMDSMRTTLDLARTLNTEWANFYCAMAYPGSPLYELAKQKHWALPDDQDGPGWIGYSQHAYECCPLPTDSLTATQVLAFRDRAFLEYFTHPDYLHMLQQTFGAQVATHVTDMCRHQVRRRHHDVVADTAA; this comes from the coding sequence TGACGTCTTGTTGGTCACCCCGCCCAGCCGGGTCGCGGTCTATCAATCGCTGAGCCGTGACTTTGCCGCCATCGAACCGCCTGTCTGGTCCGGCTTAATCGCCACGTTTCTCCGGCAACAGGGTTGCTCTGTTGCCATTCTCGATGCAGAAGCGCAGGGATTGACTCATCAGCAAACGGCGGAACACATCGCGGCCGTCGCCCCTCGACTCGCCGTATTTGTGATCTATGGGCAGCAACCATCGGCGTCCACGCAGTGTATGCCTGCCGGGCGACAAGTCTGTGAACTGCTCAATGCCTTGAGTGACGTTCCCACCTTGGTCATGGGCACACATCCGTCGGCCTTGCCGAAACGCACGCTCCTGGAAGAACCGTATAGGTACGTCTGTCAGGGAGAAGGTCCGGCCACAATCCTGGGACTGCTGATCGCGTTACGTGCACCGCAACATTCGCTCCGCGAGGTGCCCGGCTTATGGCACATGGAGAACGGTGTGCCGGTCGGGAATGATCGCGCACCACTCCTGACGAATTTGGATCGCCAGCTGCCGGGACAGGCCTGGGATCTGCTCGATATGACCCGGTATCGCGCCCACAATTGGCATTGCTTCGGCCATCTGGAGGCACGGGCCCCTTACGCATCGCTGCAGACCAGTCTCGGTTGTCCCTTCACCTGTTCGTTTTGCTGTATCAATGCGCCGTTTTCCACAGCCATGCTGAGGACCTGGAGCCCGGATAACGTCATCGCTCAGATCGACCGGCTCGTCAGAGACTATGGCGTCAGTAACATCAAGATCCCGGACGAAATGTTTGTGTTGAATCGACGGCATGTGATCGGTATTTGCGATCGCATTATTGAACGAGGCTATCGGCTCAACATCTGGGCCTATGCCCGGGTAGACAGCGTGCAAGACGAAGTGTTGGCCAAGCTAGCCCGAGCCGGCTTTACCTGGCTGGGGCTCGGCATCGAATCCGGAAGCCAACATGTTCGGGACGGCGTCGAAAAGGGGCGCTTCGGTGAGCGCGATATTGTGGCCACCGTCGACAAGATCCGCTCCTACGGCATACATGTGGCGGCCAACTACATCTTCGGCCTGCCCGATGACACGATGGACAGCATGCGCACGACCTTGGACTTGGCCCGTACACTTAATACAGAGTGGGCCAACTTCTACTGCGCGATGGCCTACCCGGGCTCACCGCTCTACGAGCTGGCAAAGCAGAAGCATTGGGCGTTGCCGGATGACCAGGACGGTCCAGGCTGGATCGGCTATTCGCAGCATGCCTATGAATGTTGCCCCTTGCCGACCGACAGTCTGACTGCCACACAGGTGCTGGCGTTCAGGGATCGGGCTTTTCTCGAGTACTTTACCCATCCGGATTACTTGCACATGCTCCAGCAGACATTCGGGGCGCAGGTCGCCACCCATGTGACGGACATGTGCCGGCACCAGGTGCGGCGGCGTCATCACGATGTCGTGGCCGATACAGCGGCCTAG
- a CDS encoding thiamine pyrophosphate-binding protein, which translates to MAIIKVADYIITTLAERGVDRMFVVYGAANGDLIDAFTRTDATKYVAVMHEQAGGFAAEAYAKIKGVPGVAIATSGPGGMNLLTAMGNCFYDSIPCVFLTGQINSRFLRPDPSIRQIGFQETDIVAMATPVTKYAKMILKPEDVRYELEKALWLCQEGRPGPVLLDIPLDVQKSKIDAKQLVGFEPPAAVSFDVTVVDEQITRLIDALQRAERPVILVGGGVRLADAQDDVRTLGRRLNVPVFPTWNALDVISSDYDNYGGRVGTYGGAGRNFGIQNSDVLLSIGSRISGRITGGNVQSFARQAKKFLVEIDPAMVQRKFQQVPFDVNILCDAKVFTQRLLTALDRRSKPLPDYSGWTERVMEWKRQYDPVRPEFFDQRERVHPYAFMRRLSEKMGATDILVGDCGGNIVVSNHAFETKYGQRNLTNNGNSPMGFSFAGAMGAWFAAPSRQVVCTIGDGGFNMNPQELQTFINYGVKVKTFILNNHIYGITKAYQETNFQGRAEACGPKGYTPPDFLKIVQAYGIKTVAIRNHAEMDAKIEEVLQFDGPMVCDVDMHEFHTYEPRIFGWKTPIEDMYPYLPREEFRANMAIEPAEGWMNPEYPDVVRPNDRSQP; encoded by the coding sequence ATGGCCATCATCAAGGTTGCAGATTACATCATCACGACATTGGCTGAACGCGGGGTCGACCGAATGTTCGTCGTGTATGGGGCCGCCAACGGCGATCTGATCGATGCGTTCACCCGGACGGACGCGACGAAATACGTCGCGGTGATGCATGAACAGGCCGGGGGGTTCGCCGCCGAAGCGTACGCCAAGATAAAAGGTGTGCCTGGTGTTGCCATCGCGACCAGCGGACCGGGCGGCATGAATCTCCTGACTGCGATGGGCAATTGTTTTTATGACTCGATCCCGTGCGTGTTTCTCACCGGCCAGATTAATTCCCGATTCCTCCGGCCTGATCCCTCGATCCGTCAGATCGGATTCCAGGAAACGGATATCGTGGCAATGGCGACTCCGGTGACCAAGTACGCCAAAATGATTCTTAAGCCTGAAGACGTCCGGTATGAGCTGGAGAAAGCTCTTTGGCTTTGCCAGGAAGGACGGCCTGGACCGGTGCTCTTAGATATTCCCCTTGATGTTCAAAAGAGCAAGATCGACGCGAAGCAACTCGTTGGCTTCGAGCCGCCGGCTGCTGTGAGTTTTGATGTGACAGTGGTCGACGAACAGATCACCCGACTCATTGACGCGCTGCAACGTGCTGAACGACCGGTGATTCTTGTCGGGGGCGGAGTGCGCCTAGCGGATGCCCAGGATGATGTGCGCACCTTGGGGCGGCGACTGAATGTCCCCGTTTTTCCGACCTGGAATGCATTGGACGTGATCAGCTCGGACTATGACAATTATGGCGGTCGGGTAGGCACGTATGGAGGAGCCGGCCGCAATTTCGGCATTCAGAACAGCGATGTGCTGCTCTCGATCGGCAGCCGTATCTCCGGCCGCATTACCGGCGGAAATGTACAGAGTTTTGCGCGCCAGGCCAAAAAGTTCTTGGTGGAAATCGATCCAGCCATGGTGCAGCGGAAGTTTCAGCAGGTGCCGTTCGATGTCAACATTCTCTGCGATGCGAAAGTGTTCACCCAGCGCCTGCTGACCGCCCTCGATCGACGCAGCAAGCCGCTGCCGGATTATTCGGGGTGGACAGAACGGGTGATGGAGTGGAAACGACAGTACGATCCTGTTCGGCCCGAGTTCTTCGACCAGCGCGAGCGGGTACACCCCTATGCATTCATGCGACGTCTGTCCGAGAAGATGGGCGCCACGGATATTCTGGTCGGGGATTGCGGCGGCAATATCGTTGTAAGCAATCACGCGTTTGAAACCAAGTACGGCCAACGAAACCTGACCAACAACGGCAACTCGCCCATGGGGTTCTCCTTCGCCGGTGCGATGGGCGCCTGGTTTGCCGCGCCAAGCCGTCAAGTGGTCTGTACGATCGGGGACGGGGGCTTCAACATGAATCCCCAGGAACTGCAGACCTTCATCAACTACGGCGTCAAAGTCAAAACCTTCATTCTCAATAATCACATTTACGGCATCACCAAAGCGTACCAGGAGACGAACTTTCAGGGCCGCGCGGAAGCCTGCGGGCCGAAGGGCTACACCCCCCCGGACTTTCTCAAGATCGTGCAGGCCTACGGGATCAAGACAGTCGCCATCCGCAACCATGCTGAGATGGATGCAAAAATTGAAGAGGTGCTGCAGTTCGATGGGCCGATGGTCTGTGATGTGGACATGCATGAATTCCACACCTACGAGCCCAGGATCTTCGGATGGAAGACGCCCATCGAGGATATGTATCCCTATCTGCCGCGTGAAGAATTCCGAGCCAACATGGCCATTGAGCCGGCTGAGGGCTGGATGAATCCGGAATACCCCGACGTGGTTCGTCCGAACGATCGGTCACAGCCGTAA